In one window of Micromonospora cathayae DNA:
- a CDS encoding putative bifunctional diguanylate cyclase/phosphodiesterase, whose translation MDDPPPVTGSRPGPGSFARAWAKAVSGTSYLPVTQEQLEMFLQGLTERLAAALRAEPFDPRVGHQVGIDLVTAHIASAEGLGRTIEVIQLRLLHDLGLVAEEVEDRMARLLATVATGYARALRDRTLDAQESLRRAAMVARAQAERALRDSEARFRHQATHDPLTDLPNRTLFTERLAAAIHGPGHADHRVGLCFLDLDRFKVVNDSLGHHVGDLLLVSVARRLREAVGGHLVARLGGDEFVILVERTRCTDDVVRVAEAALRAIDRPALVDGHELTVSASVGIVERPVAGTTPSDLMRAADSTLHWAKAAGGARWELFDADRNQQELARYALSAAIPTALERGEFYLDYQPLTSLRDGTMVGVEALVRWRHPELGELRPDRFIGLAEETGLIVPLGGWVLADAAREAENWPAGGRPAAPFVSVNLAVRQVHRPGLVRQVLQVLERTGLPPERLQLEITESAMMSTTGEPVHALRALADMGVRIAIDDFGTGYSNLAYLRDLPVTELKIAGNFVAGLRGCPSDPKTRTDERILASLVSLAHALDLTVTVEGVETAAQADRLRAIGCDAAQGWHFGRPGPTGQILDRLDRERQAAPLFIPR comes from the coding sequence GTGGATGATCCGCCCCCGGTGACGGGGTCCCGGCCCGGCCCCGGCTCCTTCGCCCGCGCCTGGGCCAAGGCGGTCTCCGGCACCAGCTACCTGCCGGTGACCCAGGAGCAGCTGGAGATGTTCCTCCAGGGGCTCACCGAGCGGCTCGCCGCGGCGCTGCGGGCCGAGCCGTTCGACCCCCGGGTCGGGCACCAGGTGGGCATCGACCTGGTCACCGCGCACATCGCCTCGGCCGAGGGGCTCGGCCGGACCATCGAGGTCATCCAGCTCCGGCTGCTGCACGACCTCGGGCTGGTCGCCGAGGAGGTCGAGGACCGGATGGCCCGGCTGCTGGCGACGGTCGCCACCGGGTACGCCCGCGCGCTGCGGGACCGCACCCTGGACGCGCAGGAGTCGCTGCGCCGGGCCGCGATGGTGGCCCGCGCCCAGGCGGAACGCGCGCTGCGGGACAGCGAGGCCCGCTTCCGCCACCAGGCCACCCACGATCCGCTCACCGACCTGCCGAACCGCACCCTGTTCACCGAGCGGCTGGCCGCGGCGATCCACGGGCCGGGCCACGCCGACCACCGGGTCGGCCTCTGCTTCCTCGACCTGGACAGGTTCAAGGTGGTCAACGACTCGCTCGGCCACCACGTCGGCGACCTGCTGCTGGTCTCGGTCGCCCGACGGCTGCGCGAGGCCGTCGGCGGTCACCTGGTGGCCCGGCTCGGCGGCGACGAGTTCGTGATCCTGGTCGAGCGGACCCGCTGCACCGACGACGTGGTCCGGGTCGCCGAGGCGGCGCTGCGGGCGATCGACCGGCCGGCCCTGGTGGACGGGCACGAGCTGACCGTGTCGGCCAGTGTCGGCATCGTGGAACGGCCGGTCGCCGGCACCACCCCGAGCGACCTGATGCGGGCCGCCGACAGCACCCTGCACTGGGCGAAGGCCGCCGGCGGGGCCCGCTGGGAGCTGTTCGACGCCGACCGCAACCAGCAGGAACTGGCCCGGTACGCGCTCTCCGCGGCCATCCCGACGGCGTTGGAGCGGGGCGAGTTCTACCTCGACTACCAGCCGCTGACCTCGCTGCGCGACGGCACCATGGTCGGGGTGGAGGCGCTGGTCCGGTGGCGGCACCCCGAGCTGGGTGAGCTGCGGCCGGACCGGTTCATCGGCCTCGCCGAGGAGACCGGCCTGATCGTGCCGCTCGGCGGCTGGGTGCTGGCCGACGCGGCCCGGGAGGCGGAGAACTGGCCGGCCGGCGGGCGGCCGGCCGCGCCGTTCGTCAGCGTCAACCTGGCCGTCCGTCAGGTGCACCGGCCGGGCCTGGTCCGGCAGGTGCTCCAGGTGCTGGAGCGCACCGGGCTGCCGCCCGAACGGCTCCAGTTGGAGATCACCGAGAGCGCCATGATGAGCACCACCGGGGAACCGGTGCACGCGCTGCGCGCCCTGGCCGACATGGGCGTCCGGATCGCCATCGACGACTTCGGCACCGGCTACTCCAACCTGGCCTACCTGCGGGACCTGCCGGTGACCGAGCTGAAGATCGCCGGGAACTTCGTCGCCGGGCTACGGGGCTGCCCGTCCGACCCGAAGACCCGCACCGACGAGCGGATCCTCGCCTCGCTGGTCTCCCTGGCGCACGCGCTGGACCTGACCGTCACCGTCGAGGGGGTGGAGACGGCCGCCCAGGCCGACCGGCTGCGGGCGATCGGCTGTGACGCCGCGCAGGGCTGGCACTTCGGCCGGCCTGGCCCGACCGGGCAGATCCTCGACCGGCTGGACCGGGAACGGCAGGCCGCCCCACTGTTCATCCCCCGCTGA
- a CDS encoding glycosyltransferase family 4 protein, which translates to MSRTLLITNDFPPRPGGIQSFVHNLAVRQPTGSVVVYASSWRDDAKFDADQPFEVVRERTRVLLPTPLVARRAAALARRYDCDTVWFGAAAPLGLLAAGLRRRAGIRRVVALTHGHEVGWAALPAARTALRRIGRGADVVTYLGDYTRVRLERALHGLTELRRLAPGVDVDAYHPDVDGTAVRARWGLTDRPVVVCVSRLVPRKGQDALIRALPAIRRRVPDAALLVVGGGPYRGTLEKLARQTGVARDVVFTGTVPAAELPAHYAAGDVYAMPCRTRNRGLDVEGLGIVYLEASATGLPVVAGDSGGAPDAVREGETGHVVSGRDLAQLADRVGTLLAEPALARRLGAAGRAWVEREWRWETQAQRMAALLDGV; encoded by the coding sequence ATGAGCCGCACCCTGCTGATCACGAACGACTTCCCGCCCCGCCCCGGCGGCATCCAGTCGTTCGTGCACAACCTGGCGGTCCGCCAGCCCACCGGCTCCGTGGTGGTCTACGCGTCGAGCTGGCGCGACGACGCCAAGTTCGACGCCGACCAGCCGTTCGAGGTGGTCCGGGAACGGACCAGGGTGCTGCTGCCGACCCCGCTGGTGGCCCGCCGGGCCGCCGCGCTGGCCCGCCGGTACGACTGTGACACGGTCTGGTTCGGCGCGGCGGCCCCGCTCGGGTTGCTCGCCGCCGGGCTGCGCCGCCGGGCCGGGATCCGGCGGGTGGTGGCCCTGACCCACGGGCACGAGGTCGGCTGGGCCGCGCTGCCCGCCGCCCGGACCGCGCTGCGCCGCATCGGCCGGGGCGCCGACGTGGTCACCTACCTCGGCGACTACACCCGGGTACGCCTGGAGAGGGCGCTGCACGGGCTGACCGAGCTGCGCCGGCTCGCCCCCGGCGTGGACGTCGACGCGTACCACCCGGACGTGGACGGCACGGCGGTCCGGGCCCGGTGGGGGCTGACCGACCGCCCGGTGGTGGTCTGCGTGTCCCGGCTGGTGCCCCGCAAGGGGCAGGACGCGCTGATCCGGGCCCTGCCGGCGATCCGCCGTCGGGTGCCGGACGCGGCCCTGCTGGTCGTCGGCGGTGGACCGTACCGGGGCACCCTGGAGAAGCTGGCCCGGCAGACCGGGGTGGCGCGGGACGTGGTCTTCACCGGCACCGTCCCCGCCGCCGAGCTGCCCGCCCACTACGCCGCCGGTGACGTCTACGCGATGCCGTGCCGTACCCGTAACCGTGGGCTGGACGTGGAGGGGCTCGGCATCGTCTACCTGGAGGCGTCCGCGACCGGGCTGCCCGTGGTGGCCGGGGACTCCGGCGGCGCGCCCGACGCCGTCCGGGAGGGCGAGACCGGGCACGTGGTGTCCGGGCGGGACCTGGCGCAGCTGGCCGACCGGGTGGGCACCCTGCTCGCCGAGCCGGCGCTGGCCCGCCGGCTCGGCGCGGCGGGTCGGGCCTGGGTGGAGCGGGAGTGGCGCTGGGAGACCCAGGCCCAGCGGATGGCGGCCCTGCTCGACGGAGTGTGA